From the Xylocopa sonorina isolate GNS202 chromosome 9, iyXylSono1_principal, whole genome shotgun sequence genome, the window GCTAGCCTTTAATATCCAGACACTTTCCTTAAATTCCCCTTTTTTTCTGATTTAACGCCTTCAGTTATTTTAAATTAAGTGAGTGAAATGTaacatgtttatttaaaacatactGCTTTCAAATTGTAGGAATGATTCTTTTTGTTCCGCTATAGCAACGCGAGAAAATATTTCCAACAGGTATTTACATACGTATGATTTAAGGAAGTTAACTGGATTTAAATATTGTATAGAAGTAATGTAATTTTGTTAAATTCTGAAAGTTGCTTACATAAGGCCTTTTATCGTCCATGCTTGTCAGTTACATCCTGTCAAAAAATCTTCTTTCGTTTCTACGACGAGATGCGTGAAAAAGCGCGCATAGTATGAGTTGTACTTGTTAAAGTTGTAACAGACATGTATGGACCACTTTCGAAACTGGTACTGAAAGAAATtgatataaataaataagtatatatacgtgtgtgtgtatgtatatgtatggtacacacatatgtatatgtaagatacaaatttattaaagaaaaaaaaaaaaaatgaaatcaaTTTTTATTAGGAAATAAAATAGATACGGTAAAAGAATGATGTTACGTAAATTATGTATTCGTACACCGATTTCAATGTCAGTTGAATATGTATTTTCTTAATAATGACATTTTTTTAGATAAAAAGTGTACATATTTATAAGCTTGTGTCGATAATCCGTTTTTTGGTTCCGGTTTCTAAACGGCCATTGGCATAGAGATTTTTCCATGCGGTTTATAATCCATCAGTTCGAAATCGTCCGTTGTGAAATCATCAATACTTTCAACGTTTCTAACGATCGTTAAACGTGGAAATGGTTTTGGCACACGTTTGATTTGTTCCTCAAGCGCGGTAATATGAttaaggtatacgtgacagtcACCCATTGTATGTATAAATTCACCTGGCTAAAAGTAAATAAAAAGACAGAATAATTTCTGTTAGAAAGTTCGCAGAATGTCttattttttgtttgttttcgCATTCTTACCTTTAAGTTTGTAACGTGTGCCAGCATGTAAGTTAACAGagagtaagatgcaatattaaaTGGTACACCAAGGCCCATATCTGCACTTCTTTGATAAAGCTGACATGATAATTCTCCATTGCACACATAAAACTGTACCAGACAATGGCAGGGGGGTAGAGCCATTTTTGGAATATCAATCGGATTCCATGCTGTCATTATGATTCTTCTGTCATCGGgagaatgttgtatcttatctatGACTTCTTTCAGTTGATCAATTCCTGTATAAATAAATCTTTCAGTGTATTTGTAGATAATTAAATTTGTACAATGAAGTTCAACAAGGTTAAATTATTGCTTCACCTTGCCCGCTGTAATCTGTATGCATGTCTTCATACTTCGCGCCAAAGTGTCTCCATTGAAACCCATACACTGGTCCCAAATCTCCTTCTTCTCTATCTGTGAAGCCACATGAGTCTAGGAATGCGCGCGAGCTATTTGCATCCCAAATATGAATGTTTTTTTCTGATAATTCTTTGGCATTGGTTGACCCTTTAATAAACCATAATAATTCTTCTACTACACCCTTCCAGAAAACTCGTTTTGTAGTTAGCAATGGGAATACATCT encodes:
- the Ts gene encoding thymidylate synthase, with amino-acid sequence MNGSEIISQHDEPKISDKVNASVVNENGEACAEKKKEHEEYQYLNLINKILKEGAKKCDRTGVGTLSVFGTQMRFSLRENVFPLLTTKRVFWKGVVEELLWFIKGSTNAKELSEKNIHIWDANSSRAFLDSCGFTDREEGDLGPVYGFQWRHFGAKYEDMHTDYSGQGIDQLKEVIDKIQHSPDDRRIIMTAWNPIDIPKMALPPCHCLVQFYVCNGELSCQLYQRSADMGLGVPFNIASYSLLTYMLAHVTNLKPGEFIHTMGDCHVYLNHITALEEQIKRVPKPFPRLTIVRNVESIDDFTTDDFELMDYKPHGKISMPMAV